AACAAAATAAAATCAGAATTGCTCGCAGCTGTCAGTTTGAAGTTGGCAGCAAGCAACAGCCCTGACGACCAGAGGAACGATTGATGAGTAATATTCCTTCCGAATTGCGTTTTGCCAAGTCCCACGAGTGGGTTCGGATTGAAGATGACGGTACCGCTACCGTTGGTATTACCGACCATGCTCAGGAAGCACTCGGCGATGTAGTGTTTGTAGAATTGCCGGAAGTTGATTCTACTCTGGCTGCCCGGGATGAAGCCGGTGTTGTCGAGTCAGTCAAAGCAGCATCAGAAATTTATGCCCCGGTTTCCGGAGAAGTGGTCGCTATCAATGAAGCACTCGAAGAGGCTCCGGAAACGGTCAACAGCAACCCGTACGATGATGGTTGGTTCTTCAAAATCAAGCTGTCTGATAATGGAGAGCTGTCTGAGCTGATGGACGCTGAAGCCTATGCCGAGTACATAGAATCAGAAGCCTGATTTACTGACCTCAGGCCTGAATCTCCGGGCTTGAGGTGTCTTTTACCCTTGATTGACCTTCCCTTTTTTTAAGATTTACTGCCAAGGTTCTACTGTTTTTTTATGATGAATGACGATCAGCTGTTGCGTTACAGCCGACAGATTATGTTGCACCAGGTCGATATTGACGGGCAGGAAAAATTGCTGGACTCCCATGTATTGATTGTTGGTATGGGAGGGCTAGGGTGCCCTGCTGCTATTTATTTGGCAGCCGCTGGTATCGGGCAACTCACGATTGTTGATCCGGATGTGGTTGATCAGACCAACCTGCAACGCCAGATTGCCTTTTCAACGGACGATATTGGTCAATTTAAAGTGCATGCTGCGGCTGCAAGAATCAGTGCCATTAACCCCGGAATTCAGATGAATACTGTCACGGCAAAGCTTAGTGAAGCTGAGTTGATGGAAATCATGACAGCCTGTGATGTCGTATTGGACTGCACTGATAACTTTGACAGCCGCTTCAGTATTAACCGTTGCAGTGTCAAGACCGGTGTGCCTCTGGTGTCGGGTGCTGCTATTCGCCTGAATGGGCAGTTGACGGTTTTTGACCGTTGGCAGGAAAAAGCGCCTTGTTATCGTTGTCTTTACTCTGAGCAGGCTGCTGAAGAACTGACATGCAGCGAGTCTGGTATTCTGGGGCCGGTTGTAGGCACCATTGGCACAATGCAGGCTCTGGAGACAATAAAGCTGATTACCGGTTTTGGTGAAAGTCTGAGTGGGCGTTTGTTGATGTTTGATGCCCAAACTCTGCAATGGCAGAGCCTGAAGCTGGAAGCTGATCCGGAGTGTCCGGTATGTTCCGGGGAAGAAGCGGTTTAACTGGAGGGGAAGTTCTCAACTTGCTGAAGCAGGCGCCGCTTATGACCTTCATCAAGGTCATTCCAGTGCTTGCCTATCAAGGCGCCTTCCATAGCATAGAGCAGGACTTTGGATACTTTGAACCCTCTGTCTCTGACTTTACAATAAGCCGCAACCGAGCCTACTGCATGAAGCTGCTCAAGTGTTCGGATGCCTACAGCGTTTAGCCACTGAACCGAAGTTTTACCTAAATTTTTTAATTCAATCAGGTCGGTAGCCATATTGGTTCCCTGGGTCACAATCTTGAGCTCCGGTGTGAAGTATTTTTGATATTACCGAATGTCAGATATGATTCTTCTCTAATACCCTGTAACTATAGACGAGTCTGCTTAGCTGCCCAGAAATTGATTATTTTTCTGACAAAAGCCCTCCGTTCAGGAAGTGGGTTGTACGTTGAAACAGTGTTTCCTGCCAGCTTTTATCTTCTGTACAGACTTTGATGCACATTCGTATCTCATCCGTGGTTAAAGCTTCTATCCATTGTTCCTGACCGAGCACCAGCTCTCCTGTTGCTTCGGATGGATCGTCGCCCTGCAGTCTTCTGGCATTAATGCGATCAATCATTACCTGTCGGTCAGCCTGACATTGAACGATAAGAAAGCGTGCTTTGGCCTTCTCTGCCAGCTTTCTCATTGTTTGCCTTTCGTGATGTTTCAGAAAAGCGGCATCAACGATGACGGAATTTCCTGCTGAAAGTTCCTCAAACGCCCGGCTATACAAGACTTGAAAGGTTTGTCGAGTGGCTTCTTCTGTATAGATATTCATTCCGGCCTGACGACTGTTGTGTGAAGGTGATAGGCCAAAGAGCGCTTTACGCTCAACATCGGAGTGATAGACAGGCATCTTCAGCGTGGAAGCCAGAAAGTTGGCAACGGTGGTTTTTCCCGAGCCTGACAGCCCTTGCAGGCAAATAAGAGATGTATTCATAGTAATAAATGCTGGTTTTCCCCGAAGAGTATAAACAAATCGGTCACTTCGGTTTTATCGGCTTTGTCTGTTCCTGTGTTCACGTATAATGCAGAACCATGGTAGCAAGTAATAAAGAGTCGCCTCAGAAAAAGACGAAACGTTCTGGGCGAAAGAAAAGCACCCCATCCAGCCAACAGGAACCGTCTGATCGCTTTCAGCGATGGGGACTGTTTCTGTTCAAATTGTGTATTTGCGGCTTTGCTGTATTTATGGCATTTGTCGTTTATCTGGATGCGGTGGTTATTCAGAAATTTGAAGGAAAGAAGTGGGCGATTCCTGCCAAGGTTTATGCACGTCCGGTTGAATTATACGAAGGTCGTCTTTTAAAGCCCGATGAGCTTCAGGCTCAGCTGCGGCGTCAGGGCTACCAGCCTGTCACTACTGTGCGTCGTCCGGGTACATTCGCCCGAACGGGGAATGAGTTCATTATTTACAGCCGGGGCTTCCACTTTCCCGATGGCACAGAATCTTCCCGTTATGCCCATGTGAGCTTCAACAGCTATCGGGTAATCAGCCTGACCAATCGGAAGCAGCAGCCACTACCACTGTTGCGACTGGACCCTCAACCGGTTGGGGGCATTTACCCAGCCAGCTATGAAGACCGTCTTCTGATTCGACTTGAACAGGCACCTAAATACCTTGTACCTGCATTGATGGCGATTGAAGACAGAGACTTTTATGAACACCGGGGCATATCGCTAACATCCATTGCCCGTGCGCTTCTGGTCAACGTTCGGGCGGGTGGTGTTGTGCAGGGAGGCAGCACCCTCACACAGCAACTGGTCAAAAACTTTTATTTGAGTAATGAGCGCACCCTGACCCGAAAGGCGCAGGAAGCGATCATGTCCCTGTTGCTGGAACTGCATTACTCAAAAGATGAAATTCTCGAAACCTACCTTAATGAAGTGTATCTGGGACAGCAGGGGCGACGTGCAATACACGGCTTTGGCCTTGCTAGTCAGTTCTATTTTGCGCAGCCTATCCAGGAGCTAAGCCTTGCCAGAACGGCTTTGCTGGTGGGTATTGTCAGAGGGCCATCATTTTACGACCCGAGACGTTTTCCTGAACGTGCCAAACAGCGTCGAAATCTGGTGCTGGATGTCATGGCCAATGAAGGGCTGGTTTCAAGGGCAGAAGCCGAGCGCTCCAAGAAGTTGCCTCTGGGCATTGTCAGCCGTGAGCAAATGCGCACCAATGCCTTCCCTGCTTACCTTGATGTGGTGAAAGATCAACTGCGGCAGGATTACGCTGAACGCGATCTGACCTCGGAAGGGTTGCGCATCTTTACCAATATGGATCCGATTATCCAGCGTGAGGCTCAGATCAGCCTGACCCGAACGGTCAGTGCGATCAACAAGGACAAGTTGCAGGGTGCCATGGTGGTCACTTCAGCCCAGACCGGAGACTTGTTGGCCGTGGTGGGCGATAAAACCCCGGGCTATGTTGGCTTCAACCGGGCAGTAGACGCTCGTCGTCCAGTAGGTTCGTTGCTAAAGCCAGCTATTTACCTGACAGCACTCGAACAACCCGGTCGTTACACGCTGACAACACCGGTAAAAGATCTTCCAATCAAAGTCAGAGATGGCCGGGGAGGTTACTGGGAACCGGGCAATTACGATGGTAAATCCCGTGGCGAAGTACCTTTGTATGAAGCCCTGGCAAGGTCTTTTAATCAGGCGGCCACTCATACAGGTATGGATGTCGGTGTGCCTAATGTTTTGAAAACCATTAAGCGCCTTGGTGTTGAGCGACCATTGCCCAATTATCCTTCGGTGTTGCTAGGTGCGGCTTCGCTGACTCCGATGGATGTTGCAGCCATGTATCAGACCATTGCCAGCGGTGGTTTTCGAATGCCTCTCAGAGCCATTGATGCCGTTGTGGACGCCAGTGGCAAACCATTGCGACGTTATAGTCTTTCGGTTGAGCGTGTGGTCGATCCTGCCCCGATGGAACTGTTGAGACGTTCCATGGTCAGTGTCATGAGAGAAGGCACAGGCCGAAGGGCTTACTGGAGTATGAGTCAGGATATGGATCTGGCTGGCAAAAGTGGCACCACGAATGATTCACGCGATAGCTGGTTTGCAGGCTTTTCAGGTAACCTGATGGCGGTGACCTGGCTAGGCAATGACGACAACAGTTCAACGGGGCTGTCGGGCAGCAACGGTGCCCTTCGGGTTTGGGTGGATTTGATGCAGCGAACCCCCATCAGCGGTGTGCAACCGCTTTCCAGCGACAGGCTGGAGTATGTCTGGGTGCAACCTCAATCTCACCTGCGCAGTAGTCAGTCTTGTGAAGGAGCAAGGTTGCTGCCGTATATCAAAGGCTCTGCTCCGGTATTGTCGGATAGCTGTGGCGAATCTGTTCAGGACAATTCGGGTTTCTTCGATACGCTTAAATCCTGGTTTGAATAACCCATGAATGTTTATAAAAAACGCCCGTTTCGCAGTCCTGTTATTCTGGTTCTGCTTTCTGTGATTCTGACAGGTTGTGGTGGCCGATTGTCTTACCTGCCGTCTGAGCCCGTTGAGGCAGGCTCTCCTTATGAAAGTCGGGACGATGCCGTAGGCGTTTTGCTGAATCAGGCTTATCAGGCCATAGAGGGCGGGCTGCTGGATGAAGCCGTTGGCTGGTTGTCGCGAGCCATGCGTATCAACCCGGTTGAACCCGCTATTTATTACCACATGGCAGAAATTCGTATTGAGCAGGGGGATTCGGATCAGGCGCGGCAACTGCTTGGCAGAGCGCTAAGTCTTGGACCGGATCAGCGTATGACCCAAAAGCTGGAAACCCTGCTAAGTTCCCTTGAGAGTTAATATTATGAGCGTGCAAATCATCCAGTTACTGGAAGACATGGAAACGGAACTGAAAGTTCTGGAATGCTGGCAGACAATGCCTCCGTCTGTGGAAGCCATGTCCAGCGAAGTGCCTTTTTGTATGGATTCCATGCCATTCAGTCAGTGGCTGCAATGGTTGTTTATTCCCAGAGTCAGAGCCATTGTTGAACAGGGTGGTGCTTTACCTAAAGGTGCCAATATCAAGCCTTATGCGGAAGAAGCGTTGATGGTTGAGCAAGTATCGTCAGAAAAACTTCTGAAGCTGGTTGAGCAGTTTGATGTGTTGATGAAGTAATAGTGCGGGTTGGGAGCCATTCCGTTCGTCCCAACCCATCAAAAAAGCTGTCTAATAACTCAGATTATATTTCTTGAAGAGAAAGCTCACACACCAGATGGGACCTACCAGTAAAAATTTCACATCTTCAAAAAAAGACGGTTTCTTGCCTTCAATATTGTGACCGACAAACTGGAAAATCCATGCCACTACAAAAATAACGATACTGGAAACCAGTAAATACTCCCCCAGAGAGGTTGCCAGAGAAGTCATCAGGGCATAGATCACCATCATCACCAGTGACAATTTCATAGAGAGCTGAAAATAGAACAACAATGAAATGGCCATAGCGCCCCAGGTCAGAAACGGGCTTACCACCCATAACAACCCGACAATGCTGAACAGAATAGCGGGAACGCAGATCCAGTGGATCAGCTTATTAGTTGGGTTTTGGTGACTTTCACTGTAAGCATCAAACCACTCGTCAGCCGTTTTCATGATTGGACTCCCGCATTGTAATTGTTATGTTTGGGTGCGTTCACTCTACCAACGGGCTTTTCTGTTTGGCAAG
Above is a window of Endozoicomonas montiporae CL-33 DNA encoding:
- the gcvH gene encoding glycine cleavage system protein GcvH, with the translated sequence MSNIPSELRFAKSHEWVRIEDDGTATVGITDHAQEALGDVVFVELPEVDSTLAARDEAGVVESVKAASEIYAPVSGEVVAINEALEEAPETVNSNPYDDGWFFKIKLSDNGELSELMDAEAYAEYIESEA
- a CDS encoding HesA/MoeB/ThiF family protein — its product is MMNDDQLLRYSRQIMLHQVDIDGQEKLLDSHVLIVGMGGLGCPAAIYLAAAGIGQLTIVDPDVVDQTNLQRQIAFSTDDIGQFKVHAAAARISAINPGIQMNTVTAKLSEAELMEIMTACDVVLDCTDNFDSRFSINRCSVKTGVPLVSGAAIRLNGQLTVFDRWQEKAPCYRCLYSEQAAEELTCSESGILGPVVGTIGTMQALETIKLITGFGESLSGRLLMFDAQTLQWQSLKLEADPECPVCSGEEAV
- a CDS encoding TfoX/Sxy family protein, coding for MATDLIELKNLGKTSVQWLNAVGIRTLEQLHAVGSVAAYCKVRDRGFKVSKVLLYAMEGALIGKHWNDLDEGHKRRLLQQVENFPSS
- a CDS encoding AAA family ATPase; translation: MNTSLICLQGLSGSGKTTVANFLASTLKMPVYHSDVERKALFGLSPSHNSRQAGMNIYTEEATRQTFQVLYSRAFEELSAGNSVIVDAAFLKHHERQTMRKLAEKAKARFLIVQCQADRQVMIDRINARRLQGDDPSEATGELVLGQEQWIEALTTDEIRMCIKVCTEDKSWQETLFQRTTHFLNGGLLSEK
- the mrcB gene encoding penicillin-binding protein 1B, which gives rise to MVASNKESPQKKTKRSGRKKSTPSSQQEPSDRFQRWGLFLFKLCICGFAVFMAFVVYLDAVVIQKFEGKKWAIPAKVYARPVELYEGRLLKPDELQAQLRRQGYQPVTTVRRPGTFARTGNEFIIYSRGFHFPDGTESSRYAHVSFNSYRVISLTNRKQQPLPLLRLDPQPVGGIYPASYEDRLLIRLEQAPKYLVPALMAIEDRDFYEHRGISLTSIARALLVNVRAGGVVQGGSTLTQQLVKNFYLSNERTLTRKAQEAIMSLLLELHYSKDEILETYLNEVYLGQQGRRAIHGFGLASQFYFAQPIQELSLARTALLVGIVRGPSFYDPRRFPERAKQRRNLVLDVMANEGLVSRAEAERSKKLPLGIVSREQMRTNAFPAYLDVVKDQLRQDYAERDLTSEGLRIFTNMDPIIQREAQISLTRTVSAINKDKLQGAMVVTSAQTGDLLAVVGDKTPGYVGFNRAVDARRPVGSLLKPAIYLTALEQPGRYTLTTPVKDLPIKVRDGRGGYWEPGNYDGKSRGEVPLYEALARSFNQAATHTGMDVGVPNVLKTIKRLGVERPLPNYPSVLLGAASLTPMDVAAMYQTIASGGFRMPLRAIDAVVDASGKPLRRYSLSVERVVDPAPMELLRRSMVSVMREGTGRRAYWSMSQDMDLAGKSGTTNDSRDSWFAGFSGNLMAVTWLGNDDNSSTGLSGSNGALRVWVDLMQRTPISGVQPLSSDRLEYVWVQPQSHLRSSQSCEGARLLPYIKGSAPVLSDSCGESVQDNSGFFDTLKSWFE
- a CDS encoding tetratricopeptide repeat protein yields the protein MNVYKKRPFRSPVILVLLSVILTGCGGRLSYLPSEPVEAGSPYESRDDAVGVLLNQAYQAIEGGLLDEAVGWLSRAMRINPVEPAIYYHMAEIRIEQGDSDQARQLLGRALSLGPDQRMTQKLETLLSSLES
- a CDS encoding YqcC family protein, yielding MSVQIIQLLEDMETELKVLECWQTMPPSVEAMSSEVPFCMDSMPFSQWLQWLFIPRVRAIVEQGGALPKGANIKPYAEEALMVEQVSSEKLLKLVEQFDVLMK
- a CDS encoding DUF962 domain-containing protein: MKTADEWFDAYSESHQNPTNKLIHWICVPAILFSIVGLLWVVSPFLTWGAMAISLLFYFQLSMKLSLVMMVIYALMTSLATSLGEYLLVSSIVIFVVAWIFQFVGHNIEGKKPSFFEDVKFLLVGPIWCVSFLFKKYNLSY